The following coding sequences are from one Clarias gariepinus isolate MV-2021 ecotype Netherlands chromosome 19, CGAR_prim_01v2, whole genome shotgun sequence window:
- the ankhd1 gene encoding ankyrin repeat and KH domain-containing protein 1 isoform X2: MQDAVAGTAMLTDGFEDEIDSVTPRSPELRMGVGATPGAGLGGLGLGVGGKKVRLFGEPGGPAADRLDFKLTAAAVLSSGPGSGSDEDEVSEVESFILDQEDLDNPVLKTASELLLSSAADGADLRTVDPETQARLEALLEAAGIGKLSTADGKAFADPEVLRRLTSSVSCALDEAAAALTRMRAENTLNASQADNLVIFSRSLPEACSDGDVNAVKKLLDEGHSVNEHTEEGESLLCLACSAGYYELAQVLLAMHANVEDRGIKGDITPLMAAASGGYVDIVKLLLVHGADVNAQSSSGNTALTYACAGGFLDVVKVLLKEGANIEDHNENGHTPLMEAASAGHVEVARVLLEYGAGINTHSNEFKESALTLACYKGHLDMVRFLLEAGADQEHKTDEMHTALMEACMDGHVEVARLLLDSGAQVNMPADSFESPLTLAACGGHVELAALLIERGANLEEVNDEGYTPLMEAAREGHEEMVALLLAQGANINAQTEETQETALTLACCGGFLEVADFLIKAGADIELGCSTPLMEAAQEGHLELVKYLLAAGANVHATTATGDTALTYACENGHTDVADVLLQTGADLEHESEGGRTPLMKAARAGHLCTVQFLISKGANVNRATANNDHTVVSLACAGGHLAVVELLLAHGADPTHRLKDGSTMLIEAAKGGHTNVVSYLLDYPNNILSVPAPDLSQLTPPSHETSQAPRVPFQALAMVVPPQEPDSVPSTIATPPPVTNKGMSKQRLSSLQSNAVATGGLDADLLPPFHPYQPLECIVEETEGKLNELGQRISAIEKAQLQSLELIQGEPLTKDKIEELKKSREEQVQKKKKILKELQKVERQLQLKTQQQFTKEYMEGKMKEEPGQAAGVEAPGTPLPPQATQLGSSPGCTDDNDIEGHQPLPADEDDDEEGEEEEDDDDDDDDEEDGDYAELPQVDTILYQKGGGQPAPPLPPQPHSLQGPPPPPLQSSFVPIQPMSAQQSTDFGSAEYPGSSSPDLHRVMLGQQLSGLGPGLLAQAPDGLMVATPAQTLTDTLDDIMAAVSSRVPMINTTTSPIPQPTTQTPMNTVSPPSMLPLYPSVDIDAHTESNHDTALTLACAGGHEELVSVLIARGANIEHRDKKGFTPLILAATAGHVGVVEILLDKGGDIEAQSERTKDTPLSLACSGGRQEVVELLLLRGANKEHRNVSDYTPLSLAASGGYVNIIKILLNAGAEINSRTGSKLGISPLMLAAMNGHVPAVKLLLDMGSDINAQIETNRNTALTLACFQGRAEVVSLLLDRKANVEHRAKTGLTPLMEAASGGYAEVGRVLLDKGADVNAPPVPSSRDTALTIAADKGHYKFCELLINRGAHIDVRNKKGNTPLWLAANGGHFDVVQLLVQAGADVDAADNRKITPLMAAFRKGHVKVVQYLVKEVNQFPSDIECMRYIATIADKELLKKCHQCMETIVKAKDQQAAEANKNASILLKELDLEKSREESKKQALAAKREKRKEKRKKKKEEQKKKLEEEEAKVKDTFSETQDQKEDSAEEPEVPIEPPSATTTTTIGISATSTTFTNAFSKKRANVVTTPSTNRKNKKNKTKDSPSEPIILQDPQVALAQQKADKNKIHGEPRGGGAPGGTSDSDNLDSTDCNSESSNGSKSQDLADLSSSFTSFSSSAPAVSSQPLPMTEKKPGLSHPTSREEKVTVSISKPQQKSHDIISDLTPSSLPSSFKTISLPVTSPNSKMNLTSPKRGQKREEGWKEVVRRSKKLSVPASVVSRIMGRGGCNITAIQDVTGAHIDVDKQKDKNGERMITIRGGTESTRHAVQLINALIQDPAKELEDLIPRNHIRQPGTNTKIGSTYTTSTGATSTTAASSKGLSSVVPSSSVSFQSSSNSTTQQAGKMGKNMAPGVRPPFVSLPPLAYAHPQLALLAAQTMHQIRHPRLPMAQFGGTFPPSPNTWGPFPVRPVSPGSANSSPKHSGNAALRPSSSAPAPAEHPAPVSNANVAPGSTASPPSTVPSKTPTPTSVRKQLFSAEPKPTAAPAVATTASSTPTSQVPPAPISCAPTTPTTPPPMPAPIAPPTQHTQALKTETAPAGTPAKEKSVADLAVPVSSAPCEGSSPSTPLHFPASPSAQPALPVQPEGRQQLPFPLTSSTEPSSSSSVQPGVSLSVSRPVPPNTISSTVANTSSTLPHYATPAASGVSTRLQPPTYYPMGPGAPLQEQQSVFVPQGATQEPLKQQQQSAQPSLATANMPPPSLQISSTMGMINGSQVHLHSGKAQLPSNFGHAAIFNHFSSIFDSNQVGNNQVWGACHLPTRTPPEQPFSAPPAFMGGMGQMESSMPPPDGSKAPGYRCTSQRVVSSPIGESARATLRVQYHSIHPMDPSGNSISSSTALTSFATSMSASPVFLQGPAPVGTPSFSRQHFSPHPWSASTSCESPVPSVSSGASSPLCTSTVTPALIQAKPSSSSQQDRKVPPPIGTERLARIRQTGSVSHTMLPTSYTPPVGQGGIWSFGVGSASAMSGWSQPMMGGPVMHQQLQEQSAFSQHQAMERDDTGIVAPSNTFHQPMPTNFMDFPKGLPMSMYGGTMIPPHPQMAEAPGGPMYNGLHTTDPAWNPILKVVPSSAENSDPQQVWPGTWAPHVGNVHLNHIN, encoded by the exons GTGGAGTCCTTCATCTTAGACCAGGAAGACCTGGATAACCCAGTCCTAAAGACGGCGTCGGAGCTGCTCCTATCCAGTGCAGCCGACGGAGCTGACCTCAGAACAGTAGATCCAGAGACACAAGCACGGCTTGAGGCGTTACTAGAGGCGGCag GCATTGGTAAACTGTCCACTGCCGATGGCAAAGCCTTCGCAGATCCCGAGGTGCTACGACGTCTGACGTCATCAGTGAGCTGCGCGCTGGACGAAGCCGCCGCTGCCCTCACACGCATGAGGGCCGAAAACACACTCAACGCCAGTCAGGCGGACAA TCTGGTTATTTTTAGCCGTAGCCTGCCTGAGGCCTGCTCCGACGGAGACGTGAACGCAGTAAAGAAGCTGCTGGACGAAGGCCACAGCGTCAACGAGCACACAGAAGAAGGAGAGAGCCTGCTCTGTCTGGCCTGCTCCGCCGGATACTATGAGCTCGCACAG GTCTTACTGGCCATGCACGCAAATGTAGAGGACCGAGGCATCAAGGGCGACATCACGCCTCTCATGGCTGCTGCTAGTGGTGGTTACGTAGACATCGTCAAACTGCTCCTAGTGCACGGAGCGGACGTCAATGCACAGTCCTCTTCAG GTAACACGGCACTGACGTACGCTTGTGCTGGCGGTTTCCTGGACGTGGTCAAAGTTCTGCTGAAAGAGGGAGCTAACATCGAGGACCACAACGAGAACGGCCACACTCCCCTGATGGAGGCAGCAAGCGCGGGGCACGTGGAGGTGGCACGTGTGCTCCTGGAGTACGGAGCAGGGATCAACACACACTCCAACGAGTTCAAGGAAAGCGCTCTGACACTAGCCTGCTATAAAG GGCATTTGGACATGGTGCGGTTTCTCTTGGAGGCAGGAGCTGACCAGGAACACAAGACGGACGAGATGCACACGGCACTCATGGAAGCCTGCATG GACGGGCACGTAGAGGTGGCGCGGTTGCTGTTGGACAGTGGTGCGCAGGTGAACATGCCGGCGGATTCGTTCGAGTCGCCACTCACACTGGCGGCCTGCGGAGGGCACGTGGAACTGGCAGCACTGCTGATAGAGAGGGGGGCCAACCTGGAGGAGGTCAACGATGAGGGATACACTCCTCTCATGGAGGCTGCACGCGAGGGTCATGAAGAAATGGTGGCTCTGCTTCTGGCACAAG GTGCAAACATCAACGCTCAGACAGAGGAGACGCAGGAGACGGCGCTGACTCTGGCCTGCTGCGGGGGCTTCTTGGAGGTGGCTGACTTCCTCATCAAGGCCGGAGCAGATATCGAGCTCGGATGCTCCACTCCTCTCATGGAGGCTGCGCAAGAGGGACATCTGGAGCTGGTCAAGTACCTGCTGGCTGCTG GAGCCAACGTCCACGCCACGACAGCAACGGGGGACACAGCACTAACGTACGCCTGCGAAAACGGACACACGGACGTGGCCGATGTGCTGCTTCAAACTGGGGCTGACCTG gaaCATGAGTCAGAAGGTGGAAGAACTCCTCTGATGAAAGCAGCCAGAGCAGGACATCTGTGCACTGTGCAGTTTCTAATCAGTAAAG GTGCTAACGTGAACAGAGCCACAGCCAATAATGATCACACAGTGGTGTCTCTCGCCTGCGCTGGAGGTCACCTGGCTGTGGTTGAGCTGCTGCTGGCTCATGGTGCAGACCCTACTCACAGACTGAAG GACGGCTCAACGATGCTGATCGAAGCTGCTAAGGGTGGTCACACTAATGTGGTCTCCTACCTGCTAGACTACCCAAACAACATTTTGTCAGTCCCTGCACCAGATCTGTCTCAACTCACTCCCCCTTCCCATGAAACGTCTCAG GCTCCTCGCGTCCCATTCCAAGCTCTGGCCATGGTGGTACCCCCTCAGGAGCCAGACAGCGTGCCCTCCACCATTGCCACACCCCCACCCGTCACAAACAAAG GAATGTCCAAACAAAGGTTGAGCAGCCTGCAGAGCAACGCTGTGGCCACAGGGGGCCTGGATGCCGACCTTCTCCCTCCATTCCACCCGTACCAGCCACTCGAGTGCATCGTTGAGGAGACGGAAGGCAAGCTCAATGAGCTGGGCCAGCGCATTAGCGCTATCGAGAAGGCCCAACTGCAGTCGCTAGAGCTGATCCAGGGCGAGCCGCTCACCAAAGACAAGATCGAGGAGCTGAAGAAGAGCCGTGAGGAGCAggtgcagaaaaagaaaaaaatcctgaaagagCTGCAGAAGGTGGAGCGGCAGCTGCAGCTCAAGACACAGCAGCAGTTCACCAAAGAGTACATGGAGGGAAAGATGAAGGAGGAGCCGGGTCAGGCGGCAGGGGTGGAGGCGCCCGGCACGCCCCTGCCACCACAGGCCACGCAGCTGGGCTCCAGTCCAGGGTGCACGGACGACAACGACATTGAGGGTCACCAGCCGCTCCCTGCTGATGAGGACGACGATGAGGAgggtgaagaagaagaagacgacgATGACGACGATGACGATGAGGAAGACGGCGATTACGCAGAGCTCCCACAGGTCGATACCATCCTGTACCAAAAGGGAGGAGGACAACCGGCGCCACCTCTTCCTCCTCAACCCCACAGCCTACAGGGCCCTCCACCTCCCCCGCTACAGTCCAGCTTCGTCCCCATTCAGCCTATGAGTGCACAGCAGTCCACAGACTTCGGCAGCGCGGAGTACCCAGGCAGCAGCAGCCCCGACCTGCATAGAGTTATGTTGGGCCAGCAGCTATCTGGACTCGGGCCTGGTCTCCTCGCACAGGCACCGGATGGCCTCATGGTGGCCACACCTGCACAGACGCTTACAGACACGCTGGACGACATCATGGCAG CGGTGAGCAGCAGAGTGCCTATGATAAACACTACAACCTCACCCATACCTCAGCCCACAACACAGACGCCCATGAACACTGTCTCCCCACCCTCCATGCTCCCACTCTATCCATCTGTTGACATCGATGCACAT ACGGAGAGCAATCATGACACGGCTCTGACTCTGGCCTGTGCGGGCGGCCATGAAGAGCTTGTGTCGGTGCTTATCGCGCGTGGTGCGAACATTGAGCACCGGGACAAAAAGG GGTTCACTCCTTTGATCCTGGCTGCCACAGCGGGTCATGTTGGCGTTGTTGAGATTCTTTTGGACAAAGGCGGGGACATCGAGGCTCAGTCTGAAAGGACCAAAGACACCCCTCTCTCCTTGGCATGCTCAGGCGGCAGGCAAGAG GTGGTGGAATTATTGCTTCTCCGTGGTGCTAACAAGGAGCATCGAAACGTGTCCGACTACACCCCGCTTAGCCTGGCAGCCTCAGGAGGATACGTAAATATAATCAAGATTCTCCTCAACGCTGGAGCTGAGATCAACTCTAG gaCGGGCAGCAAGCTGGGCATCTCTCCTTTAATGTTGGCAGCCATGAATGGCCATGTACCTGCAGTGAAGCTGCTACTGGACATGGGCTCCGATATCAATGCTCAGATCGAAACCAATCGCAACACCGCGCTGACGCTGGCCTGCTTCCAGGGTAGAGCTGAGGTAGTCAGTCTGCTGCTAGACCGCAAGGCCAACGTCGAGCATCGGGCTAAG ACGGGGCTCACCCCTCTCATGGAAGCTGCATCTGGTGGTTATGCCGAGGTGGGCCGTGTGCTGCTGGATAAAGGTGCTGATGTGAATGCCCCTCCCGTCCCCTCTTCACGTGACACTGCACTTACTATCGCTGCAGACAAGGGCCACTACAAGTTCTGTGAGCTTCTAATTAACAG AGGGGCTCACATTGACGTGCGCAATAAGAAGGGGAACACGCCTCTGTGGCTGGCTGCAAATGGGGGACATTTCGATGTAGTGCAGCTGCTAGTACAGGCAGGAGCTGATGTGGATGCAGCAGACAACCGCAAGATCACACCTCTTATGGCGGCATTCCGTAAA gggcATGTGAAAGTGGTCCAGTATTTGGTAAAGGAGGTGAATCAGTTCCCCTCTGACATCGAGTGCATGAGATACATCGCCACTATTGCAGATAAG GAGCTTCTGAAGAAGTGTCATCAGTGCATGGAAACCATTGTGAAAGCCAAAGACCAGCAGGCTGCTGAGGCTAACAAGAATGCCAGTATTCTCCTCAAGGAACTTGATCTTGAGAAG TCTCGTGAGGAAAGCAAAAAACAAGCTCTGGCAGCAAAAAGAGAGAAGCGCAAAGAGAAAcgcaagaagaagaaggaggaacAGAAGAAAAAGCTTGAGGAAGAGGAGGCAAAAGTGAAGGATACATTTTCTGAGACACAAGACCAGAAGGAGGACTCTGCTGAAG AGCCAGAGGTTCCCATTGAGCCCCCAAGcgccactaccaccaccaccattgGCATCTCTGCCACCTCCACCACCTTCACCAATGCCTTTAGCAAAAAGCGCGCCAACGTGGTCACTACGCCGAGTACCAAccgaaagaataaaaagaacaaGACCAAGGACTCACCCAGCGAGCCTATCATCCTACAGGACCCTCAGGTGGCACTAGCGCAACAAAAGGCAGATAAAAACAAGATCCATGGTGAACCACGAGGCGGCGGGGCACCTGGGGGCACCAGTGATTCGGACAACCTGGACAGCACAGACTGCAACAGTGAAAGCAGCAACGGCAGTAAAAGCCAGGACCTGGCGGACCTGTCGTCTTCATTCACTTCGTTCTCCTCCTCCGCTCCAGCAGTGTCCAGTCAGCCTCTACCTATGACTGAGAAGAAACCGGGCCTGTCGCACCCTACTTCTCGGGAAGAGAAGGTCACAGTGTCTATTTCCAAACCACAACAGAA ATCTCATGATATTATTAGTGACTTGACCCCCAGTTCCCTGCCCTCATCTTTCAAGACCATTTCACTGCCAGTCACCTCACCTAACAGCAAGATGAACCTCACCAGCCCTAAAAGGGGCCAAAAGAGAGAGGAGGGATGGAAAGAAGTTGTACGAAG GTCAAAGAAACTTTCTGTCCCAGCCTCTGTGGTGTCTCGGATTATGGGCAGAGGTGGCTGCAATATCACAGCCATTCAAGATGTGACGGGTGCGCACATAGATGTtgacaaacaaaaagacaaaaacggCGAGAGAATGATCACCATCAG AGGTGGCACGGAGTCCACGCGACATGCCGTTCAGTTGATCAATGCGCTTATCCAGGACCCCGCCAAAGAGCTAGAGGACCTGATACCTCGCAACCACATTCGTCAGCCTGGCACTAACACCAAAATTGGCTCTACTTACACCACCTCCACAGGGGCCACCAGCACCACTGCGGCCAGTTCGAAAGGCCTATCGTCAGTCGTGCCCTCCTCCAGCGTGTCCTTCCAGTCCTCCTCCAACTCGACCACTCAGCAGGCTGGCAAAATGGGCAAAAACATGGCACCAGGTGTTAGACCTCCATTTGTCTCTCTACCACCGCTGGCCTACGCGCACCCCCAGCTGGCTTTGCTGGCAGCGCAGACCATGCACCAGATCCGTCACCCACGCCTGCCAATGGCACAGTTCGGTGGCACGTTCCCTCCCTCGCCCAACACGTGGGGGCCGTTCCCCGTGCGCCCTGTAAGCCCTGGCAGCGCTAACAGCTCTCCCAAACACAGTGGCAATGCGGCCCTACGTCCTTCCAGCTCCGCCCCTGCTCCAGCCGAGCACCCTGCTCCGGTGTCAAATGCTAACGTTGCCCCTGGTTCCACTGCCTCTCCCCCCAGCACGGTCCCCTCCAAAACACCTACACCAACCTCAGTAAGGAAGCAGCTCTTCTCCGCCGAGCCCAAGCCTACAGCAGCACCTGCTGTCGCCACCACTGCAAGCAGCACCCCTACTTCGCAGGTCCCTCCTGCTCCCATCAGCTGTGCTCCCACCACTCCGACGACTCCTCCCCCAATGCCGGCCCCTATTGCCCCACCTACACAGCATACTCAAGCCCTGAAGACGGAAACCGCTCCCGCTGGTACGCCTGCTAAAGAGAAATCGGTGGCTGATCTGGCTGTTCCTGTTTCTAGCGCCCCATGTGAGGGCTCCAGCCCCTCAACCCCTCTGCACTTCCCTGCATCTCCTTCTGCACAGCCTGCACTGCCTGTCCAGCCCGAGGGCAGACAGCAGCTGCCCTTCCCCCTTACCTCCAGCACAGAACCGAGTTCCTCTTCTAGTGTCCAACCgggtgtgtctctgtctgtctctcgtcCTGTACCGCCCAACACGATCAGCAGCACGGTTGCAAACACCAGCAGCACCTTACCTCACTACGCCACACCTGCTGCATCTGGGGTCTCGACTCGCTTACAACCCCCAACGTACTACCCCATGGGACCCGGAGCCCCTTTGCAGGAGCAGCAGTCTGTTTTCGTGCCCCAGGGTGCAACACAGGAGCCCCTTAAACAGCAACAGCAGTCTGCCCAGCCTAGCTTAGCCACGGCTAACATGCCACCCCCTTCACTTCAGATATCCTCTACTATGGGCATGATAAATGGATCACAGGTGCACCTTCACAGCGGCAAAGCGCAGCTGCCATCCAACTTCGGTCATGCGGCTATATTCAATCACTTTTCAAGTATCTTCGACAGCAACCAGGTGGGCAACAACCAGGTGTGGGGGGCCTGTCACCTTCCTACTCGCACTCCACCAGAGCAGCCCTTCAGTGCCCCACCTGCATTCATGGGAGGGATGGGGCAGATGGAGAGCAGTATGCCCCCTCCTGATGGCTCCAAGGCCCCAGGATATCGCTGCACCTCCCAGCGAGTCGTCTCTAGCCCCATTGGTGAGTCCGCTAGGGCTACGTTGCGTGTTCAGTATCACa GCATTCACCCCATGGACCCCTCAGGCAATTCGATCTCTTCTTCCACCGCGCTCACCAGCTTTGCCACGAGCATGTCGGCCAGCCCCGTTTTCCTGCAGGGCCCAGCTCCTGTCGGGACGCCCTCTTTCAGCCGCCAGCACTTTTCCCCTCATCCTTGGAGCGCCTCCACGTCCT GTGAGTCTCCAGTGCCCTCAGTGTCATCTGGAGCATCTTCTCCATTGTGCACGTCCACCGTGACACCCGCACTGATCCAAGCCAAGCCTAGCAGTTCCAGTCAGCAGGACCGCAAAGTGCCCCCGCCCATCGGGACAGAGCGCCTGGCTCGGATCCGACAGACCGGCTCAGTCAGTCACACCATGCTGCCCACCAGTTACACGCCACCAGTCGGACAGGGTGGCATCTGGTCTTTCGGAGTGGGCAGTGCCTCCG CAATGTCAGGCTGGTCTCAGCCTATGATGGGAGGACCCGTGATGCACCAGCAGCTGCAGGAGCAGTCGGCGTTCTCCCAGCACCAGGCTATGGAGCGAGATGACACTGGCATCGTTGCTCCATCTAACACCTTTCACCAGCCCATGCCCACTAACTTCATGGATTTTCCAAAG GGGTTGCCAATGTCGATGTATGGAGGAACGATGATCCCTCCTCACCCACAAATGGCCGAGGCTCCTGGAGGCCCCATGTATAATGGGCTCCACACAACTGACCCAGCCTGGAACCCCATCTTAAAAGTCGTCCCCAGCTCAGCTGAAAATTCAGACCCACAGCAG GTGTGGCCTGGGACTTGGGCCCCGCATGTGGGAAATGTGCATCTGAATCACATCAACTAA